One Funiculus sociatus GB2-C1 genomic window carries:
- the pyrC gene encoding dihydroorotase, translating into MQKLTIARPDDWHLHLRDGAALKAVLPHTVRQFARAIIMPNLKPPVRSVADAAAYRDRILAAIPAGQQFEPLMTLYLTDNTSPEEIIAAKESQFVKAVKYYPAGATTNSDFGVTDIRKCDRVFEAMQQVDIPLLLHGEVTDQDVDMFDREKAFIERHLIPLKQRFPNLRVVLEHVTTSDAVQYVLSANNIAATITPQHLLFNRNILFQGGIRPHFYCLPILKREEHRLALLQAATSGNPKFFLGTDSAPHPRNGKESSCGCAGCYSALHAMELYTEAFESVDALDKLEAFASFYGPDFYQLPRNTEQITLTRTTWRVPDEVPFTESGLVPLRAGQEMTWQMLDASIAEAN; encoded by the coding sequence ATGCAAAAGCTTACGATCGCCCGACCCGACGACTGGCATCTACATCTACGTGACGGTGCAGCACTGAAAGCGGTTCTGCCCCATACGGTGCGTCAGTTTGCCCGCGCTATCATCATGCCGAACTTGAAGCCCCCGGTACGCTCGGTAGCGGATGCTGCGGCCTATCGCGATCGCATCCTTGCAGCGATTCCAGCTGGTCAACAGTTCGAGCCACTGATGACGCTCTACCTCACCGACAACACCAGCCCCGAAGAAATTATCGCGGCTAAAGAATCCCAGTTTGTCAAAGCGGTAAAGTACTACCCAGCAGGTGCAACGACTAATTCAGACTTCGGGGTGACGGACATTCGTAAGTGCGATCGCGTCTTTGAAGCGATGCAGCAGGTAGACATACCTTTGCTACTGCACGGGGAAGTGACCGATCAAGATGTTGATATGTTCGACCGCGAGAAAGCGTTTATCGAGCGACATTTAATCCCCCTCAAGCAGCGATTTCCTAACCTGCGCGTGGTGCTTGAGCACGTTACCACCTCAGATGCTGTGCAGTATGTTCTGTCTGCCAACAACATCGCTGCAACGATTACGCCACAACATCTATTGTTTAACCGCAATATCCTATTTCAAGGTGGTATTCGCCCCCATTTTTACTGCCTGCCCATTTTGAAACGAGAGGAGCATCGCCTGGCGCTTTTGCAAGCAGCAACCTCTGGTAATCCTAAGTTTTTTCTTGGCACCGATAGCGCTCCCCATCCCCGCAATGGCAAAGAAAGTTCTTGTGGCTGTGCGGGTTGCTACTCGGCTCTGCACGCGATGGAGTTATACACAGAAGCTTTTGAGAGCGTTGATGCACTCGATAAACTTGAAGCTTTCGCCAGTTTCTATGGACCAGATTTTTATCAACTTCCGCGCAATACCGAACAGATTACCTTGACCAGAACGACCTGGCGCGTTCCTGATGAAGTGCCATTTACTGAATCCGGACTTGTGCCCTTACGGGCAGGTCAGGAGATGACGTGGCAAATGCTTGACGCTAGCATAGCTGAAGCTAATTGA
- a CDS encoding DJ-1/PfpI family protein, which produces MSYSQQHVIGLVFYPGMTALDIVGPQTVFATLPGVQIHRIWKTLDPIQTDDGMKIIPDTTFDNCPPLDIICIGGGLGQSAVVDDPEILAFLRQQGSMTKFITSVCGGSEFLAKAGLLQGYRSATHWMFREQLAAAGVQVGTERVVIDRNRMSGGGVTAGIDFGLEIAKVLYGEETAKLVQLLMEYDPAPPFDVGSPEKAGAELVNKAMVYAAEVFNLPVTQVA; this is translated from the coding sequence ATGAGTTACTCGCAACAACATGTCATTGGGTTGGTCTTTTACCCCGGTATGACAGCACTCGATATCGTTGGCCCGCAAACCGTGTTTGCTACTCTGCCAGGTGTCCAAATCCACCGCATCTGGAAAACGCTAGATCCAATTCAAACAGATGATGGGATGAAAATTATTCCAGATACCACCTTTGACAACTGTCCGCCTCTAGACATCATTTGTATTGGGGGTGGCTTAGGCCAAAGTGCAGTCGTAGATGACCCGGAGATCCTGGCATTCCTGCGGCAACAGGGTAGTATGACAAAATTTATCACTTCGGTTTGCGGTGGATCTGAGTTTCTTGCAAAAGCAGGATTGCTCCAAGGGTACCGTTCTGCAACTCACTGGATGTTTCGCGAACAACTGGCAGCAGCGGGCGTTCAGGTCGGTACTGAGCGGGTGGTTATCGATCGCAATCGTATGAGTGGTGGTGGTGTTACCGCAGGAATTGATTTTGGTCTGGAGATTGCCAAAGTCCTTTATGGTGAGGAAACTGCCAAGCTGGTGCAGCTATTAATGGAGTATGACCCCGCTCCGCCATTTGATGTGGGTTCTCCCGAAAAAGCAGGTGCAGAGCTGGTGAATAAAGCAATGGTATATGCGGCTGAAGTATTCAATTTACCAGTCACGCAGGTAGCTTGA
- a CDS encoding DNA-3-methyladenine glycosylase 2 family protein yields MMYAITIDFLKNSDPILGRLIDQIGACQLNQYELEGDLFFCLSRSILHQQLSTKVAKVIHQRFLQLYPDTLFPSAQDVLDTPDEVLRGVGISRPKISYIKDLARHAIDGLPTLEELEVMDDEAIIKSLTRVKGVGRWTVQMLLIFRLKRWDVLPVDDLGVRAGIRKLYGLEALPDRKTTERFGQRWKPYCSIASWYLWRSLELKPV; encoded by the coding sequence TTGATGTACGCGATCACCATTGACTTTCTCAAGAATTCCGACCCTATCCTGGGACGACTCATTGACCAAATTGGTGCGTGTCAACTGAACCAGTACGAACTGGAGGGAGACTTGTTCTTTTGCCTATCCCGGTCAATTCTCCACCAACAACTTTCTACCAAGGTGGCTAAAGTAATCCACCAAAGGTTTCTCCAGCTTTACCCAGACACTCTGTTTCCTTCAGCGCAAGATGTCCTCGACACGCCAGATGAAGTCCTTCGCGGCGTGGGGATTTCGCGCCCCAAAATCTCTTATATCAAAGATTTGGCACGTCACGCGATCGATGGATTGCCTACGCTTGAGGAGTTGGAAGTCATGGATGATGAGGCGATTATCAAAAGCCTAACGCGGGTCAAAGGCGTCGGACGCTGGACTGTGCAGATGCTCTTGATTTTCCGTCTCAAGCGCTGGGATGTTTTGCCTGTGGATGATTTGGGTGTACGTGCAGGTATTCGGAAACTCTACGGTCTTGAGGCACTTCCTGACCGCAAGACTACAGAACGTTTCGGACAAAGGTGGAAGCCTTATTGTAGTATTGCCTCGTGGTATTTGTGGCGCAGTTTGGAACTCAAGCCAGTTTGA
- a CDS encoding cupin domain-containing protein, with translation MTDEQHSLLKASDINSMDAFEFHHPLNPNSEIYLRFLGRAVGLKRIGVTIARVPSGKESFIFHAHQNEEEWVYILSGRGIAEIGDVEYEVEPGDFMGFGLPQQPHHLRNPFDEDLVYLIGGEAGRFDVGVFPRLGKRVIREGESAYIFDESALQLFWSSKQSTED, from the coding sequence GTGACTGATGAACAACATTCTCTGCTGAAAGCATCAGATATCAATTCAATGGATGCGTTTGAGTTTCATCATCCGCTTAACCCCAATTCAGAAATTTATTTACGCTTCTTGGGGCGTGCTGTCGGCCTTAAACGCATTGGTGTAACAATTGCTCGCGTACCATCAGGCAAGGAATCTTTCATCTTCCACGCTCATCAGAATGAAGAAGAATGGGTTTACATTTTGTCGGGTCGGGGTATTGCGGAAATTGGAGATGTGGAATACGAGGTCGAGCCAGGAGACTTCATGGGCTTTGGGCTACCTCAACAACCCCATCATCTTCGTAATCCATTTGATGAAGATCTTGTATACCTGATAGGTGGAGAAGCAGGACGCTTTGATGTTGGCGTTTTTCCTCGGCTTGGTAAACGAGTGATTAGGGAGGGTGAGTCAGCTTACATATTTGATGAATCAGCGCTTCAACTTTTTTGGAGCAGCAAGCAATCTACTGAGGATTGA
- the katG gene encoding catalase/peroxidase HPI, whose amino-acid sequence MSNGSGCPFTGGGQKSQPRHMPSNRDWWPHYLNLSILHQHTPQANPMGQEFNYAEEFKSLDLAALRADIYELMTTSQDWWPADYGHYGPLFIRMAWHSAGTYRIGDGRGGAGSGSQRFEPLNSWPDNANLDKARMLLWPVKQKYGKKISWADLMIFAGNCALESMGFKTLGFAGGRVDVWQPEEDIYWGSEKAWLGNERYEEDRVLLNPLAAVQMGLIYVNPEGPDGEPDPVGSGRDIRETFGRMAMNDEETVALTAGGHTFGKCHGAGEATHVGADPGGATIIDQGLGWKNAFNTGVGVDAITSGIEGAWTPTPTQWDNSYLETLFKYDWELTKSPAGAWQWKPKGDAGTGTVPDAHDPSKRHAPMMTTADMAMKMDPIYNQIAKRYHDNPDEFAEQFAKAWFKLTHRDMGPRSRYLGPEVPQEEFLWQDPIPAVDHELIDEQDIAALKAQILTSGLSVSQLVSTAWASASTFRCSDMRGGANGARIRLAPQKDWEVNQPEQLATVLQTLEGIQQEFNSSQSGGKKVSIADLIVLGGCAGIEQAAKNAGHEVTVPFKPGRTDALQEKTDVESFAPLEPTADGFRNYTSGKHSESLEELLVDRAQLLSLSAPQMTALLGGLRVLGANFGGSKHGVFTHRPETLTNDFFVNLLDLGTTWKATSEDEYEFEGSDRKTGDLKWTATRVDLIFGSNSQLRALAEVYGCVDSQQKFVNDFVAAWDKVMNCDRYDLKAVQASSSARGF is encoded by the coding sequence ATGAGCAACGGAAGTGGATGCCCATTTACGGGCGGCGGTCAGAAATCTCAGCCTCGTCATATGCCGTCAAACCGAGACTGGTGGCCGCATTATTTGAATCTGAGCATCCTCCACCAGCACACCCCCCAGGCCAATCCTATGGGTCAGGAATTCAACTACGCTGAGGAGTTTAAGAGTCTTGACTTAGCTGCCTTGAGGGCAGATATCTACGAGCTGATGACCACCTCCCAGGACTGGTGGCCAGCCGACTATGGTCATTATGGGCCGCTCTTCATCCGGATGGCTTGGCACAGCGCTGGCACATATCGGATTGGTGATGGTCGCGGCGGCGCGGGTTCGGGTAGCCAGCGGTTTGAACCCCTCAATAGTTGGCCTGACAATGCCAACCTCGACAAGGCGCGCATGTTGCTTTGGCCGGTCAAGCAGAAATATGGCAAGAAAATCTCCTGGGCCGACCTCATGATCTTCGCCGGCAACTGCGCGCTTGAGTCGATGGGCTTCAAGACGTTAGGCTTTGCCGGCGGGCGTGTGGATGTCTGGCAGCCAGAGGAAGACATCTACTGGGGTTCTGAGAAAGCTTGGCTCGGCAATGAGCGTTACGAAGAAGATCGGGTACTCCTGAATCCCCTCGCTGCCGTTCAGATGGGCCTAATCTATGTGAACCCGGAAGGGCCAGACGGCGAACCCGATCCGGTCGGTTCAGGGCGCGATATTCGCGAAACCTTTGGTCGGATGGCGATGAACGACGAGGAGACAGTCGCGCTCACAGCCGGTGGGCACACGTTCGGCAAATGTCACGGTGCGGGCGAAGCGACGCACGTAGGGGCTGATCCTGGGGGTGCCACCATCATCGATCAAGGCCTCGGCTGGAAGAACGCCTTTAACACGGGTGTCGGCGTCGATGCGATCACCAGCGGTATCGAAGGCGCATGGACTCCCACTCCGACGCAGTGGGACAACAGCTATCTCGAAACCCTGTTCAAATATGACTGGGAGCTGACGAAAAGCCCCGCTGGCGCGTGGCAATGGAAGCCCAAGGGCGACGCTGGTACAGGTACGGTACCCGACGCGCACGATCCGTCGAAACGGCACGCCCCCATGATGACCACGGCGGACATGGCGATGAAGATGGACCCCATCTACAACCAGATTGCGAAGCGTTACCACGACAACCCGGATGAGTTCGCAGAGCAGTTCGCCAAGGCGTGGTTCAAGCTAACGCACCGCGACATGGGACCGCGATCGCGCTATCTCGGTCCAGAGGTTCCTCAGGAGGAGTTCTTGTGGCAAGATCCCATCCCGGCAGTTGACCATGAATTGATTGACGAGCAGGACATTGCCGCTCTCAAAGCCCAGATTCTGACTTCAGGGCTATCTGTCTCCCAACTCGTTTCGACTGCTTGGGCGTCGGCGTCAACGTTCCGCTGCTCCGATATGCGTGGTGGAGCGAACGGAGCGCGCATTCGTCTCGCGCCACAGAAAGATTGGGAAGTTAACCAGCCAGAGCAGTTGGCAACGGTGCTACAAACGCTGGAGGGAATCCAACAGGAGTTTAACAGTTCGCAGTCCGGCGGGAAGAAGGTTTCGATTGCTGACTTGATTGTTTTGGGCGGATGTGCAGGCATTGAGCAAGCGGCAAAAAATGCCGGTCACGAGGTGACGGTTCCCTTCAAGCCGGGACGCACGGATGCGTTGCAAGAGAAAACCGATGTCGAATCTTTCGCTCCACTTGAGCCAACAGCGGATGGGTTCCGCAACTACACTAGCGGCAAACACAGTGAATCGTTGGAAGAGTTGCTGGTCGATCGGGCACAATTGCTGAGTCTGTCAGCCCCTCAAATGACGGCTCTCTTGGGCGGCTTGCGCGTTTTGGGTGCCAACTTTGGCGGATCTAAACACGGCGTCTTCACCCATCGTCCAGAGACGTTGACCAATGACTTCTTTGTAAACCTGCTCGACTTGGGTACGACGTGGAAGGCGACCTCTGAAGATGAATATGAGTTCGAGGGGAGCGATCGCAAAACCGGCGACCTGAAATGGACCGCTACCCGTGTTGACCTTATCTTCGGCTCAAACTCTCAGCTCCGCGCCCTGGCGGAAGTCTATGGATGTGTAGACTCGCAGCAGAAGTTTGTCAATGACTTTGTGGCGGCGTGGGACAAGGTGATGAACTGCGATCGCTATGACCTCAAAGCAGTCCAAGCGTCAAGCTCTGCGAGGGGTTTCTAA
- a CDS encoding DUF6220 domain-containing protein yields MITNLESDRDIATTSWLKRGFYAISIFFNVCLIAQVLTVGVAYFTDPSWWNIHVWLVRGYGGLSLILLAGAWFAPFSNKIRSLAASLPMLLGLQFCSIHLKAPLHLEVLHPLIGFTLFYVSSSLVHRVSREVFNKSEVVTES; encoded by the coding sequence ATGATTACAAATCTAGAAAGCGATCGCGATATTGCGACCACAAGCTGGTTAAAACGCGGCTTTTACGCGATTTCCATCTTCTTTAACGTCTGCTTAATTGCTCAGGTGTTAACCGTTGGGGTTGCCTACTTCACCGATCCTAGCTGGTGGAATATTCATGTGTGGCTCGTGCGAGGGTATGGCGGGCTGTCGCTAATATTGCTAGCAGGGGCGTGGTTCGCTCCGTTCTCGAACAAAATCCGATCGCTTGCCGCTAGTCTACCCATGCTACTTGGACTACAGTTTTGCAGCATTCATCTCAAGGCTCCTCTTCATTTAGAGGTGCTTCATCCTCTGATTGGATTCACATTATTCTATGTTTCTTCAAGCCTTGTACATCGTGTATCGCGTGAGGTGTTTAACAAGTCAGAAGTTGTGACTGAATCTTAA
- a CDS encoding CASTOR/POLLUX-related putative ion channel gives MSKITLSERVRYGFDNFMARGTVALIGGLALTSLAFIFLMGFLVSITGVAPEGSDRLDPLEAIWSVFMRTLDSGAMGGDTGWLFRFAMLFVTFGGIFIISTLIGILSSGIDTKLEDLRKGRSRVVETDHIVILGWSLQVFTLISELTLANANRPGTCIVILSEEDKVHMEDTLSNILGKRSKIRLVCRTGSPSNITDLGMVNVQTARSIVILSSSNAHADIQLIKTLLAITSIPRSVSQPYHIVAQVQDPKSSDVVSLIGRNDIEVLLTNDLISRIVVQTCRQSGLSTVYMELLDFSGNEIYIKAEPTLQGKTYGDALLAYNDSAVLGIKHADGTIQLNPPIDRSLQPNEQLVLISEDDSTIHLSQLSNIPIDRQAIQVKEKNAIAAAENTLILGWNNRISTIIQLLDRYVAPGSTVTVVAEFPEAEVVSTESLNLQQQTVRYSQGNPTERQVLESLDLTKYNHVLVLCNTDLEPEQADAQILITLLYLRDIADRYKCNFQVVTEILDLRNQALAQVARPDDFVISEQIVSRLLAQVSEQKSLNAVFADLFSPEGSEIYLKPVDEYVALDHPVNFYTVVEAAKQRGESAIGYRCKADANNSGRAYGVTINPKKDQLITFAPQDTIVLLAEN, from the coding sequence ATGAGTAAAATTACGCTTTCAGAGCGCGTCCGCTACGGGTTCGATAATTTCATGGCTAGAGGTACTGTTGCTCTGATTGGCGGATTAGCCTTGACCTCTCTAGCCTTTATCTTTTTAATGGGGTTCTTGGTCAGCATCACCGGAGTTGCGCCGGAAGGAAGCGATCGCCTTGATCCTCTAGAAGCGATTTGGAGCGTTTTCATGCGGACTCTAGACTCAGGCGCAATGGGCGGCGATACAGGCTGGCTATTTCGGTTTGCGATGCTCTTTGTCACCTTTGGCGGTATCTTCATCATCAGTACCCTAATCGGCATTCTCAGTAGCGGCATTGATACGAAGCTAGAAGACTTACGGAAAGGACGTTCCCGCGTCGTTGAAACCGATCACATTGTAATTTTGGGTTGGTCGCTGCAAGTATTTACCCTCATCTCAGAACTCACCCTTGCTAATGCCAATCGACCCGGTACTTGCATTGTCATTCTCAGTGAAGAGGACAAAGTACACATGGAAGATACCCTTTCTAATATCTTGGGTAAACGTTCCAAAATTCGCTTAGTTTGTCGCACGGGTAGTCCCAGCAATATTACTGACTTAGGGATGGTTAACGTCCAAACGGCACGCTCAATCGTGATTCTAAGTTCATCCAATGCCCATGCTGATATTCAACTCATAAAAACTCTGCTGGCAATTACCAGTATTCCGCGCAGCGTGTCCCAGCCTTATCACATCGTTGCTCAAGTTCAAGACCCCAAGAGTTCCGACGTTGTTAGTCTAATCGGACGCAACGACATAGAGGTTTTACTGACTAACGATCTCATCTCGCGGATCGTTGTGCAAACCTGTCGTCAATCAGGCTTATCAACGGTTTACATGGAGCTACTTGATTTTAGTGGGAATGAAATTTATATCAAAGCAGAACCAACTTTACAAGGAAAAACCTACGGCGATGCGCTTTTAGCCTACAACGATTCTGCGGTACTGGGAATTAAACACGCTGATGGGACGATCCAGCTTAATCCACCGATCGACAGGTCGTTACAACCCAACGAACAACTTGTTTTGATTAGCGAAGATGACAGTACCATTCATCTGTCTCAACTATCTAATATCCCTATCGATCGTCAAGCGATTCAAGTTAAAGAGAAAAATGCGATCGCTGCCGCAGAAAACACCTTAATTTTGGGATGGAATAACCGCATTTCTACCATTATTCAACTACTCGATCGTTACGTTGCTCCCGGCTCCACCGTTACAGTCGTTGCTGAGTTTCCAGAAGCTGAGGTCGTATCAACTGAATCGCTCAACTTACAACAACAGACTGTGCGGTATTCTCAGGGAAATCCTACCGAGCGTCAGGTATTAGAAAGCCTCGACTTAACTAAATACAACCATGTTCTCGTACTCTGCAATACTGACTTAGAACCAGAGCAAGCGGATGCTCAAATCTTGATTACATTGCTTTATCTGCGGGATATTGCCGATCGCTATAAGTGCAATTTTCAGGTTGTCACGGAAATTTTAGATTTGCGAAATCAAGCCTTGGCGCAAGTGGCTCGCCCGGATGATTTTGTCATCAGCGAGCAAATTGTTAGTCGGCTGCTGGCTCAAGTTTCCGAACAGAAAAGCCTCAATGCTGTGTTTGCCGATCTCTTTAGTCCTGAAGGCTCAGAAATTTATCTTAAGCCTGTCGATGAGTATGTTGCGCTCGATCATCCCGTTAATTTTTACACAGTTGTTGAAGCCGCCAAGCAACGTGGTGAATCGGCAATTGGCTATCGTTGTAAAGCGGATGCTAATAATTCAGGTAGAGCTTATGGGGTGACGATCAATCCCAAAAAAGATCAACTGATTACGTTTGCCCCACAAGATACGATCGTTCTATTAGCGGAAAACTAA
- a CDS encoding antibiotic biosynthesis monooxygenase: MQYVLIIHEVADYKAWKKVFDSVASIRRDAGERSFQVLRYQNDPNRIVHFSMWTSIDDAKRFFESPELVQIRKEAGVKSPEFIYLEQLEAGTL, encoded by the coding sequence ATGCAATATGTTTTAATCATCCACGAAGTCGCTGACTACAAAGCTTGGAAGAAGGTGTTCGACAGTGTCGCATCCATCCGACGCGACGCTGGTGAGCGGTCATTCCAAGTCCTCAGGTATCAGAACGACCCCAACCGGATTGTCCACTTCTCAATGTGGACTTCCATCGACGACGCAAAGCGCTTTTTTGAATCCCCGGAACTCGTCCAAATCCGAAAAGAAGCAGGCGTGAAGTCCCCGGAGTTCATCTACCTCGAACAACTCGAAGCAGGAACGCTCTGA
- a CDS encoding DUF6615 family protein gives MKVIDVFESIASSTWQRIRLGEAYKVSQGEETITDINLLELARANCTEVQVIKTPKDKEKCQGTDWEWWIGNHRLGWLRYAVQAKKVDPRTSRYKVLGHKVHSIPQIEILEKYAKVNHAIPLYCFYNYLDSSSLISYWRCNLPYEVEQFGCTVTPSKHVRTALSERGARKFEFLHTFNGTKPWRCLVCCPLMLQVYRTGSVTDTSLNFENVTVYQTLPSDLSVALETGFLENFSSDFYSRDLEIYPKRILVANYEVDNV, from the coding sequence ATGAAAGTTATTGATGTATTTGAAAGTATTGCGTCTTCTACATGGCAACGCATTCGCTTGGGAGAAGCGTATAAAGTCTCTCAGGGTGAAGAAACAATTACAGATATAAATCTTCTAGAGCTTGCTAGAGCTAACTGTACTGAAGTTCAAGTTATAAAAACACCAAAAGATAAGGAAAAATGCCAAGGTACAGATTGGGAATGGTGGATCGGAAACCATCGTTTGGGTTGGCTGCGTTATGCAGTTCAAGCTAAGAAAGTTGATCCTCGTACATCTCGATATAAGGTACTTGGACATAAAGTACATAGTATTCCGCAAATTGAAATTCTTGAGAAGTACGCTAAAGTAAACCATGCTATTCCTCTTTACTGTTTCTATAACTATCTTGATAGTAGTAGCTTGATTAGCTACTGGCGTTGTAATTTGCCTTACGAAGTTGAGCAATTTGGTTGTACAGTAACTCCATCAAAGCATGTACGTACAGCTCTCTCAGAAAGGGGAGCAAGAAAATTTGAATTTCTTCATACCTTCAATGGTACTAAACCCTGGCGTTGCTTAGTGTGTTGTCCTTTGATGCTTCAGGTTTATCGAACTGGTTCGGTCACTGATACTTCTTTGAATTTTGAAAATGTTACGGTTTATCAAACTTTACCCTCCGACCTGTCTGTTGCTCTTGAAACTGGTTTTTTAGAAAACTTTTCGTCTGATTTCTATAGCCGAGATTTAGAGATTTATCCCAAACGAATTCTTGTTGCCAACTACGAAGTTGATAATGTTTAA
- a CDS encoding DOPA 4,5-dioxygenase family protein: MKDTAQITGFHAHIYFDTSSRDAAARVREGLGASFEVQLGRWHDKPIGPHPKAMYQVAFLPEQFGKVVPWLMLNREGLDILVHPSTGDDVGDHTDRSLWLGEKLELNIEILRAIGIR; the protein is encoded by the coding sequence ATGAAAGATACTGCCCAGATTACGGGTTTTCATGCTCATATCTACTTCGATACCTCCAGTCGTGATGCGGCGGCGCGTGTACGTGAAGGATTGGGCGCGTCTTTTGAAGTGCAACTCGGACGTTGGCATGATAAACCGATTGGTCCACACCCAAAGGCGATGTATCAAGTTGCATTCTTACCAGAGCAATTTGGCAAGGTTGTCCCCTGGTTAATGCTCAATCGTGAGGGATTGGATATTCTCGTCCACCCCTCAACAGGCGATGATGTGGGAGACCACACCGATCGTTCTCTGTGGTTGGGAGAGAAGCTAGAGCTGAATATCGAGATCCTAAGGGCGATTGGAATCCGCTAA
- a CDS encoding helix-turn-helix domain-containing protein, with translation MSISLKLLFEEIHQAKDEEGLRSHVAPKIGEYFAAKRSAIFFFEQHLTSDRNLQKVLRIALSTEHNPVVRYLTERHAPVHEALVTTPKTWKLICPRPDHWHVMAGPIIKHGQIVGVVGCTREKTMPAFDSEHLVDLSAICLHLSVWLATVKRPSTATMYPSFSRDRLTPRELQIAELVALGRTNAEIGSQLWITENSVKQALKRMFRKLEVSSRAEMVAKLSNTRIHSW, from the coding sequence ATGTCAATTTCCTTAAAGCTTTTGTTTGAAGAAATTCATCAGGCAAAGGATGAAGAGGGCTTGCGATCGCATGTCGCACCCAAGATTGGTGAATATTTTGCAGCGAAACGCTCGGCAATTTTTTTCTTTGAACAGCATCTCACAAGCGATCGCAATCTTCAAAAAGTCCTGAGAATTGCCCTCTCAACTGAGCATAATCCTGTGGTGCGTTATCTAACAGAGCGGCATGCTCCCGTTCATGAAGCATTAGTAACAACGCCCAAGACTTGGAAATTAATCTGTCCTCGTCCCGATCACTGGCATGTAATGGCGGGACCAATTATCAAGCACGGTCAAATTGTAGGCGTAGTTGGCTGTACTCGCGAAAAGACAATGCCTGCTTTTGATAGCGAACACTTAGTCGATTTGAGTGCCATCTGTCTACATTTATCAGTCTGGCTGGCAACTGTGAAGCGACCTAGTACTGCAACAATGTACCCATCGTTCAGCAGGGATCGTTTAACACCTCGTGAGTTGCAGATTGCAGAATTGGTAGCATTGGGGCGAACCAACGCAGAAATTGGCAGTCAACTTTGGATTACTGAAAACTCTGTGAAGCAAGCCCTAAAGCGAATGTTTCGTAAGCTTGAGGTATCATCTCGTGCAGAGATGGTTGCAAAGCTTTCAAATACAAGGATTCATTCATGGTAG
- a CDS encoding DUF1993 domain-containing protein, whose amino-acid sequence MQSQNIDLIRTLFQSRLATLEHLLESAQTHFCDDESFLQKRIVADMLPFGTQIAFTCNQPHNFALWCNGKPANNLDPEVTSLAQAYEHITNTKELLLGVNAEDAKLAEVTRIDLGQSLYVELSGNAYVNEFLIPNFYFHMVTAYDILRMAGVPIGKRDYMLHLVPLIRKNEA is encoded by the coding sequence ATGCAAAGCCAGAATATAGATTTAATCCGAACCCTCTTTCAAAGCCGCTTAGCGACTCTTGAGCATCTCTTGGAGTCAGCTCAAACTCATTTTTGTGATGACGAGTCGTTCCTTCAAAAGCGCATTGTGGCTGACATGCTTCCGTTCGGTACACAGATTGCTTTCACCTGCAATCAACCACACAACTTTGCTCTCTGGTGTAATGGCAAACCTGCGAATAATCTAGATCCAGAGGTCACATCTCTTGCACAGGCATACGAGCACATAACAAACACTAAGGAACTTCTTTTGGGTGTTAACGCTGAAGATGCAAAGCTAGCTGAGGTGACGCGCATTGACTTGGGTCAGAGCCTCTACGTCGAGTTGTCTGGTAATGCCTACGTGAATGAATTTCTAATTCCAAACTTTTACTTCCATATGGTCACGGCTTACGATATTCTTCGCATGGCTGGTGTACCAATTGGAAAACGAGATTACATGCTGCACTTGGTGCCATTAATCAGAAAGAATGAAGCCTAA